A window of the Trichoderma asperellum chromosome 4, complete sequence genome harbors these coding sequences:
- a CDS encoding uncharacterized protein (EggNog:ENOG41~TransMembrane:1 (n6-14c19/20o381-405i)) has protein sequence MAQMKVLISGAGITGNALAYWLSKLGHDVTVIERFPELRTTGLQVDLRGPGIKVLKLMGFEEAFRAKSVPEQGMLIVDSSNRRRAYFGVNNSGKGRQSFTTQYEIMRGDLCQLMYDAIKEKVNFRFGTSIESFKQKNNLVEVHFSDGKTEQFDFLVGADGMGSNTRKLMLGPGVQDALRPVKGAYTAYFTIPRPIKKGEEYNCTFYLATRRRAIMTRRHTPEEIQIYLPCNTESERMKKAHRAGVEDQKKALAEIFHDAGWNAKGILQDMNDSKNFYCERLGLVKLDSWFSGNVALVGDAAYCPSPLTGMGTTSGLVGAYVLAGEISRYCGNAKGGTRKPTEGLDMALKAYDDKFRPFIELVTNGIGDDTIFWNKMVSSSFAVAMVNLLLGIASFFGVNIGNWILQENTQGWKLPIYHNL, from the coding sequence ATGGCACAAATGAAGGTGTTGATCAGCGGCGCCGGTATAACTGGCAATGCGCTCGCTTACTGGCTATCGAAACTAGGCCACGATGTCACCGTCATTGAGCGTTTCCCTGAACTTCGAACCACCGGTCTTCAAGTAGACCTACGGGGTCCCGGCATCAAGGTCTTAAAGCTCATGGGATTTGAAGAAGCTTTCCGCGCAAAGTCAGTACCAGAGCAAGGAATGCTTATAGTCGACAGCTCAAACAGACGACGTGCCTATTTCGGAGTGAACAACTCGGGGAAAGGGCGACAGAGCTTCACCACCCAATACGAGATCATGAGAGGTGACCTCTGTCAACTTATGTACGATGCTatcaaagaaaaagtcaaTTTTCGCTTCGGAACCTCGATTGAGAGCTTTAAACAGAAGAACAACTTAGTCGAAGTTCACTTCTCAGACGGCAAAACGGAACAGTTTGATTTCTTAGTTGGTGCCGACGGCATGGGTTCAAACACTCGAAAACTGATGCTGGGACCAGGCGTTCAAGATGCACTACGCCCTGTAAAGGGTGCTTATACAGCCTACTTTACAATCCCTCGTCCTATtaagaaaggagaagagtaTAACTGCACGTTTTATCTGGCAACAAGGCGACGCGCTATCATGACTCGAAGACACACTCCGGAAGAGATCCAGATATATCTGCCCTGTAATACTGAATCGGAGCGAATGAAGAAGGCTCACCGAGCGGGAGTTGAAGATCAAAAAAAGGCCTTGGCGGAGATTTTCCACGATGCTGGATGGAACGCAAAAGGTATCTTGCAAGATATGAACGACTCTAAGAACTTCTACTGTGAACGCCTAGGTTTGGTCAAGCTCGACTCTTGGTTCAGTGGTAACGTAGCTCTTGTTGGCGACGCCGCGTACTGTCCTTCGCCACTTACCGGCATGGGCACTACCTCCGGTCTTGTAGGAGCATACGTCTTGGCTGGTGAGATTAGCCGTTATTGCGGAAATGCGAAGGGTGGAACTCGAAAACCTACTGAGGGACTGGATATGGCGCTTAAAGCTTATGATGATAAATTTCGACCCTTCATCGAGCTAGTAACTAATGGTATTGGTGACGATACCATCTTTTGGAATAAGATGGTATCGTCGTCCTTTGCTGTTGCTATGGTCAACTTGCTCCTTGGTATAGCTTCGTTCTTTGGAGTCAATATCGGAAACTGGATCCTACAGGAGAATACGCAAGGATGGAAGCTACCCATTTATCATAATCTTTAA
- a CDS encoding uncharacterized protein (TransMembrane:2 (i180-199o219-240i)): MAHSTQQSENTLGLSPFAIDFLMGGVSAAISKTAAAPIERIKLLIQNQDEMMKAGRLDRKYGGIGECFRRTIADEGIPSLWRGNTANVIRYFPTQALNFAFRDKFKRMFGYQKDRDGYALWMVGNLASGGLAGATGQLFVYSLDYTRTRLANDAKKGGQRQFNGFIDVYRKTLASDGVVGLYRGFFPSVFGAVVYRGLYFGMYDSFKPLVLVGSLENNFLASFCLGYLVTTAAGIAAYPLDTIRRRMMMTSGEAVKYKSSFHAARQIVAGNGVRALFNGAGANILRGVAGAGALSIYEQLQLILFGKTFKEE; the protein is encoded by the coding sequence ATGGCTCATTCCACTCAACAGTCAGAAAATACTTTGGGGTTATCGCCCTTTGCAATTGATTTCCTCATGGGAGGGGTTTCTGCCGCCATTTCCAAGACCGCAGCTGCCCCCATTGAGCGAATCAAGCTCCTGATTCAGAAtcaagatgagatgatgaaagCTGGTCGCTTAGATCGCAAATATGGCGGCATCGGCGAGTGTTTCAGACGTACGATAGCTGATGAAGGAATTCCCAGTTTATGGCGCGGCAACACTGCCAATGTGATTCGATATTTCCCTACGCAGGCCCTTAATTTCGCCTTTCGCGACAAATTCAAGAGGATGTTTGGCTATCAGAAGGATCGTGATGGATATGCTCTGTGGATGGTAGGAAATTTGGCATCTGGAGGCCTTGCCGGAGCAACTGGACAGCTATTTGTCTACTCTCTCGATTACACGCGAACTCGACTGGCAAACGATGCAAAGAAAGGGGGGCAACGCCAATTCAACGGATTCATCGATGTATATCGAAAGACGTTAGCGTCAGATGGAGTCGTTGGTCTCTACCGCGGCTTCTTCCCCTCTGTATTTGGCGCTGTTGTTTATCGCGGTCTTTATTTCGGCATGTATGACTCTTTTAAGCCACTTGTTCTGGTAGGATCTCTGGAGAACAACTTTCTCGCCTCTTTCTGTCTGGGATATCTTGTCACTACGGCGGCGGGCATCGCTGCTTATCCTCTTGACACAATTAGACGGCGTATGATGATGACATCAGGAGAAGCAGTCAAGTATAAAAGCTCTTTCCATGCAGCTAGACAAATTGTTGCTGGCAATGGCGTGCGCGCTCTCTTTAATGGTGCTGGAGCTAATATTTTACGCGGCGTTGCCGGTGCCGGTGCGCTGTCGATCTATGAGCAACTACAGCTAATTCTTTTCGGCAAAACCTTCAAAGAAGAGTAA
- a CDS encoding uncharacterized protein (EggNog:ENOG41), with the protein MELITAILSRQAAIDALLRYTDGLDRADAAQLESAFTENAIIDLTAFSALGMSYEPIYGRDSIIAACMSAVGEALETTHSLTNILVKLNDQNDSAIITCYSESQHIKKGQVFASNSQDNSLIVKCRYNASVSQQGPEWKIERLEVVPLWSQGSMSVFGQ; encoded by the coding sequence ATGGAGCTCATTACGGCTATTCTTTCCAGACAAGCAGCAATTGATGCTTTGCTACGATATACGGATGGTCTCGACCGTGCCGACGCCGCCCAGCTCGAATCAGCTTTTACCGAAAATGCTATTATCGACCTCACTGCCTTTTCAGCTCTTGGCATGAGTTACGAGCCTATCTACGGCCGCGATTCTATTATTGCCGCATGCATGAGTGCAGTCGGCGAGGCTCTTGAAACAACCCATTCGTTGACCAACATTCTAGTCAAGCTGAACGACCAAAACGATAGCGCCATTATCACTTGCTATTCCGAATCTCAGCATATCAAAAAAGGTCAAGTCTTTGCCTCTAACTCTCAAGACAATTCCCTCATAGTAAAATGCCGGTACAATGCATCGGTTTCACAGCAGGGACCTGAGTGGAAGATTGAGCGCTTGGAAGTTGTACCACTATGGAGCCAGGGTAGCATGAGTGTTTTTGGGCAATGA
- a CDS encoding uncharacterized protein (EggNog:ENOG41), whose product MSTTTDANTQGLFAPTLESDRLTYAIFDMKNETHMQFTVDTFNHFLAGAGPTDGAWTKNDIRRLSFSLMMKPSDAHGRRPDTPCMYIPSLKTAPGIPIGIISFCRRTPDIPMDLGYVISPDYQRKGYGLEGSARISRYWKDEFGVKEMCIITTEDNIASRKLAEGNGYLDGGYVMKGDTKMVAYILPGMKKLEGQVFSMWGDGEIPEDDC is encoded by the coding sequence ATGTCGACCACAACAGATGCGAACACGCAGGGGCTTTTTGCCCCTACACTCGAGTCGGACCGTCTCACATACGCCATATTCGACATGAAAAACGAGACGCACATGCAATTCACAGTCGATACTTTCAATCATTTCCTGGCAGGGGCCGGCCCAACAGATGGCGCTTGGACGAAAAACGACATTCGTCGGCTTTCCTTTtcgttgatgatgaagccgTCTGACGCCCATGGCCGCCGCCCAGACACTCCATGCATGTATATACCTTCCCTTAAAACTGCGCCGGGAATCCCGATTGGGATTATCTCTTTTTGTCGCCGTACTCCTGATATCCCTATGGACCTTGGCTATGTGATAAGCCCCGACTACCAAAGGAAAGGTTACGGATTGGAAGGGAGCGCTAGGATTTCTCGATATTGGAAAGATGAATTTGGTGTCAAAGAGATGTGCATTATTACTACCGAAGATAATATCGCATCTAGGAAGCTTGCAGAGGGCAATGGCTACCTGGATGGTGGCTATGTTATGAAGGGCGACACGAAGATGGTTGCTTACATACTTCCCGGAATGAAGAAGCTTGAAGGACAGGTGTTTTCGATGTGGGGAGACGGAGAAATTCCCGAAGATGATTGCTAA